From a region of the Babesia bovis T2Bo chromosome 1, whole genome shotgun sequence genome:
- a CDS encoding variant erythrocyte surface antigen-1 beta subunit, producing MSAAQAWTPYNSLTIPPTNLKEAIDWVLRVTGRDGKENKAAPAKPPQFSCLCYLAKAVKDLLYDAKDPGSPGPSPKRNWDDMLLTEESTIVKPVLEDLGLLSDGSSTSAASTCAGGTEVIKALIDQLAQGLQKWVGWQEKGDECCLKGTDGIGRKCTCSTSGVAGCCTGAPGTPCHDCTTCGPSGKNKCYQSAYQRPNGQPSPPGPPTECYWPTISDKPDQVHLLARIFLGSVCLIWSGLSQLGFLTGKDGERWSQKGNLHEVDKGLGSFMAAMGYDLERLNGSPPGKNGGEFVHELLTGKDKDKGVPWKEFTTGASKDSVAEYYSSIYDNAQKALNNKKTEEICTKYPLLVLHILASGYFRAGSAGAKNIIAAKPSQPAPTTPKTTPDSTKKEDTPSSRKPRTIREILYWLSALPYSEKYRDLVERMQQKAEQVTQGNGEKDKDKIELHSEGVNKTDLYKDKITHYLMAACGYCPLVLIGIQGTIEKEVKADTQAPSAGPAAAAGAKDNKCKKKYNEKKPSDECSKCPSEGKVCYRGYHLAVKQFGPLHGMYANGLFGFDMEGSPAQCLDQLRIYVYHCFYQLYFLRKQCSTGVEVGGAGAKTVLGWKSCRYGSGVNPSGGVSNQNPWRCEAQGVGGAGNDKCKCKESASHRSPLMYFLCDGLGLMACKSTVGKGVDDYPPIETHWTTKDDNPKGHFGTPDLNYPKLCPVPMGWSSESGSGSTQQRENHFKDLSKTHKQESLSPPASGTQKYPAHCTGNTLSHLLEYYCDPDKCPSGTLVVLLRLLACITPTVPRTLGDLFGFYYYIVYIGGNQGGSSEVTKKLSGIEKDVRLKMIGSGVSDTVVTALNGWKGSSSTSGSACSHSTKDGSLKTLFGCSNGTNNCCQYLSPLSGQQYGQLSPLMAGTYLSWLVYLIEEFKTGLEGLESAFKNIQCKEDCTKGAAAGGGCGGGQCQAGTHGNRDTCCCASVVSCTGVLPVLYKYGFGYGNVTELHNGKGSKKCDAFLSTLKGVLEGKHLKNGSNIGLHHEINQLIYTTRLPWIFVLTVAWLVAVLYLAVGAIWPLDWTHMRSHCRGWFRKGSLSPWEVLMVGKKKGRGILEFFGKT from the exons ATGTCAGCAGCACAGGCCTGGACCCCTTACAACAGCCTTACCATacctcccaccaaccttaaggaggccattgactgggtcctgagggtaactggtagggatggtaaagaGAACAAGGCAGCGCCGGCGAAGCCGCCGCAATTCAGCTGCCTCTGCTACTTGGCCAAGGCTgtgaaggacctactgtatgacgccAAGGACCCGGGGTCCCCTGGTCCCAGCCCTAAGAGGAACTGGGATGACATGCTCCTAACAGAGGAAAGTACTATTGTCAAGCCAGTGCTGGAGgacctgggactccttAGTGATGGGAgtagcactagtgctgccagtACTTGTGCTGGAggtaccgaggtcataaaggcactgatagaccagttggcacagggactgcagaagtgggttgggtggcaaGAAAAAGGAGATGAGTGTTGTCTTAAAGGAACTGATGGGATAGGAAGGAAGTGTACATGTAGTACTAGTGGTGTTGCCGGGTGTTGTACCGGTGCTCCTGGCACTCCTTGTCATGACTGTACCACGTGTGGTCCTAGTGGTAAAAACAAGTGCTACCAATCGGCTTACCAGAGACCAAATGGTCAACCTAGTCCCCCGGGTCCCCCTACAGAATGCTACTGGCCCACCATCTCGGACAAGCCAGATcaagtccacctcctggcccgtattttcctagggtcggtatgtctcatctggagtggactcagtcagttggggttcctaacagGAAAGGACGGTGAGAGGTGGAGCCAGAAAGGAAATCTACATGAGGTGGACAAgggtctcggctcattcatggcggccatgggctatgacttggagaggttgaatgggaGTCCTCCag gTAAAAATGGAGGAGAATTTGTGCACGAATTGTTGACAGGAAAGGATAAAGACAAGGGAGTACCTTGGAAAGAATTCACTACAGGTGCTTCTAAGG atagtgtagctgagtactacagtagTATCTATGACAATGCCCAGAAGGCACTGAACAACAAGAAAACTGAAGAAATCTGTACTAagtaccccctattggtactccacatcctggccagtgggtacttcagggcaggtaGTGCCGGGGCGAAGAATATCATCGCGGCGAAGCCGTCACAGCCGGCCCCTACTACTCCCAAGACTACCCCTGACTCTACTAAGAAAGAAGACACTCCCTCTTCTAGGAAACCACGAACAATCCGTGaaatcctctactggcttagtgcattgccctatagtgAGAAGTACAGAGACCTGGTGGAGAGGATGCAACAAAAGGCGGAACAGGTGACCCAGGGAAACGGAGAGAAGGATAAGGATAAGATAGAGCTACACAGTGAAGGAGTCAATAAAACAGATCTCTATAAGGACAAgattacccactacctaatggccgcctgtggctactgcccactggtactcatcggtatccaggggaccatagaaaAGGAAGTCAAAGCAGATACACAGGCGCCGTCAGCAG gtccgGCAGCAGCTGCTGGTGCTAAGGACAACAAGTGCAAAAAGAAGTACAACGAAAAGAAGCCTAGTGATGAATGCTCAAAGTGCCCCTCCGAGGGAAAGGTTTGTTACAGAGGTTACCACCTGGCAGTAAAGCAATTCG gccccctccatgggatgtacgccaatgggctctttggctttgACATGGAGGGCTCTcccgcccagtgcctggaccaactgaggatatatgtctaccactgcttctaccagctctatttcctgaggaagcagtgtAGTACGGGCGTTGAAGTGGGAGGAGCAGGAGCGAAGACAGTGCTGGGCTGGAagagttgtaggtatggtagtggagtgaATCCTAGTGGTGGAGTCAGCAATCAAAATCCGTGGAGGTGTGAGGCACAAG gtgtGGGAGGTGCTGGGAATGACAAGTGCAAGTGCAAAGAGAGCGCTAGTCATAGATCACCACTGATGTACTTCTTGTGTGACGGATTAGGATTAATGGCGTGCAAAAGCACTGTAGGCAAAGGTGTGGATGATTATCCACCTATTGAGACTCATTGGACCACTAAAGATGATAATCCTAAAGGTCACTTTGGCACGCCAGACCTCAATTACCCCAAGTTGTGCCCTGTCCCAATGGGATGGAGCTCAGAAagtggtagtggcagtACTCAACAAAGAGAgaaccacttcaaag atttaaGCAAGACGCACAAGCAGGAATCACTGTCACCACCTGCAtcag GCACTCAGAAGTATcctgcccactgcactggtAATACACTATCACatctcctggagtactactgtgaccctGACAAGTGCCCGAGTGGCACTTtggtggtactactgagactactggcatgtatcactcccacggtgccacggacgctgggtgacctctttgggttctattactatatagtctacattggGGGAAACCAGGGTGGAAGTAGTGAAGTGACGAAGAAGTTATCAGGTATTGAAAAGGATGTTCGATTGAAGATGATCGGAAGTGGTGTTAGTGATACAGTGGTCACCGCACTCAATGGATGGAAAG gtagtagtagtactagtggtAGTGCCTGTAGTCACAGCACTAAGGATGGCTCACTAAAGACCCTATTTGGATGTAGTAATGGCACTAATAACTGCTGTCAATACCTTTCTCCCTTaagtggccagcagtatggccagttgagtcccttgatggccgggacctacctgtcatggttggtctatttgatagaggAGTTCAAGACAGGACTAGAGGGGTTGGAAAGTGCGTTTAAGAATATACAGTGCAAGGAAGATTGCACTAAGG gtgcgGCAGCTGGTGGTGGATGTGGCGGTGGACAGTGCCAAGCAGGAACCCATGGAAATAGAGACACATGCTGCTGTGcctctgtcgtatcatgtaccggggtattaccggtattgtacaagtatggatttgggtatggtaatgtaaCGGAGTTGCACAACGGTAAAG GTTCGAAGAAGTGCGATGCATTCCTGAGTACCCTCAAGGGAGTCCTAGAAGGTAAACACCTCAAGAATGGCTCCAACATAGGGCTCCACCACGAAATaaaccagctcatctacaccaccaggctcccctggatctttgtcctcacggtAGCGTGGCTAGTGGCAGTGCTCTATCTAGCcgttggtgccatatggccactggactggacgcatatgaggtcacattgtagaggatggttcaggaagggtagtctgagtccatgggaggtactgatggtgggaaagaagaaggggagggggatactagagttttttggtaagacatag
- a CDS encoding variant erythrocyte surface antigen-1 alpha subunit produces the protein MAVNSTFTPKTSLTEAPTNLKEAIDWVLRVTGRDGKALDKDKGECICGLAAAVTDLLQSVELQYHGYEGDRKESNGNGPPKKRVTECLNELFSLVQGLGGTAVVRTYIDQLAQVLSALVGWSRIEQCKNGGGNCKSGYGSGHGAPHGQDGCGYLVDIKPSNKCGTCGCMKWDVSEANQNDKGHHLGRGCTRCKDNGGRDACQCSTPGSGCSAGEECKCAKKGKCCKCCCNGGQCSAGCAGEKAKCICDKEKQQGKENGGNTYDEEYRIHSYTSSYPHKPILIKDSYVESKRIDVKPYWKDLINPRGFYPGSASQRRHQCARIFLGSVCLIWSGLTYMYWTGKYHSSSPRWNNHILDGSGLDDGTLSQWLQALGFPREMLNNNGPKNRLDKVIWDGIRDMLYLGFPNTGIGGNSAVHGIDDDANTFRNPAGMNYAGYIHTVDRGAFCSNGNVFKKANDATITEENINKCGALYKLYIISCAYFTGLQNKAPPLAENRTPKTIREILYWLSALPYSKAYPEILQHSKEVMKKVAPDVGDKKQLSFYQTGRTAPITVHEFNLFAHFQAVTQYCPLVLIGIQGGLHSTNSTTPAIHSLYANTECGFTYPTVSIQAYNQVVHYIRALFYQLYFLRKQCAVKVALGGKWRECRYGQGIVSKGVISWMCLGCNPMEHDRNYRVENMKKGLDEILKGLVKKVEGEEEEEDEKDLADGLNTLLVAIGQVVVQLGNAQEALEGKDKEGIKGVIKKLGEAKGKLETELTKVKDRLNGKLQEATKKLGELTKGSGGKESGSIASVTGSDGLDKAASDDFDQGKNRISEVIHKVREALKEIQKELGVSNSSYLNGSLSEWVANTLHKTIDQIKDICNSPKCPSCKSHSTKCGKEGKPTICKTCNQQYMDGKPSPLQAFLEDRLPGFSCREVPADEDPEYPPAADHLGHCNGSGQCCPLPMGFRDHFQQGITHTGQRLYGILYFFSNENMMQSCVYTLVRVTAALSATTPQVLGDVFGFFRGGVGNKDRGKTPNGSDGTACNHDGNPSGSYDENKDKYFCGWCASGLREEVKKIEWVFNGTEAGGQYMGSVGKALRDIKGDKGDSGASQQLSPSALSTLTDGNHYVSPLTGELYTAVSATFGGTYLSWVLYLSDALEGGLQSLASAFQQIECRGCTGCDPNKCKKGEHGQGSGQCGCQSIVSCTGVLPVLYRHGFSYGNPFNLEGYHQKDGNKEEHGQFDIENKHNPKNCHQFLDSLSAVIDKKKQDASKSQEHPLTKLLSEVGQLQYDIRLPWIFVLTLAWLVAVLYLAFGAIWPLDWTHMRSHWLRGGEHQWQCMWYKVMTGRKGVELVEYFGRR, from the exons atggccgTGAATAgcactttcacgccgaagaCGTCCCTGACAGAGGCAcctaccaacctgaaggaggccattgactgggtcctgagggtaactggtagggatggaAAGGCACTAGACAAGGACAAGGGAG aatgtatatgtggcctggcggcggcagtgactgacctcctgcagtcagtagaactacagtaccatg gctatGAGGGTGATAGGAAGGAAAGTAATGGCAATGGCCCCCCAAAAAAGAGAGTCACAGAGTGCCTCAATGAGCTattctccctagtccagggactaggtggtaccgcagtggtccggacctatatagaccagctggcacaggtactcagtgcactcgttgggtggagtaggatAGAGCAGTGTAAGAATGGTGGTGGCAATTGCAAGAGTGGCTATGGTAGTGGCCATGGCGCTCCGCACGGCCAAGATGGGTGCGGGTATCTAGTGGATATAAAGCCAAGCAACAAGTGTGGCACTTGTGgatgtatgaaatgggatgTGTCCGAGGCGAACCAAAACGATAAAGGACACCACCTGGGCAGAgggtgtacaaggtgtaagGATAATGGTGGTAGAGATGCGTGTCAGTGTAGCACTCCAGGTAGTGGCTGTAGTGCTGGCGAGGAGTGTAAATGCGCTAAAAAgggcaaatgctgcaagtgttgttgtaatggTGGGCAGTGTTCGGCAGGGTGTGCTGGTGAAAAGGCTAAGTGTATCTGTGATAAGGAAAAGCAACAGGGCAAGGAAAATGGAGGGAACACTTACGATGAGGAATACAGAATACATAGCTATACGTCGTCATATCCACACAAGCCAATTCTGATAAAAGATTCGTACGTTGAATCCAAGCGGATAGATGTCAAACCATATTGGAAAGACTTGATAAACCCTAGAGGTTTCTACCCAGGTAGTGCCTCCCAACGCcgccaccaatgtgcccgcATATTCCTGggctcagtatgtctcatctggagtggacttacctatatgtattggacaggcAAGTACCATTCCAGCAGCCCAcggtggaacaaccacatcctggatggtagtggtctagatgatggaacACTATCACAATGGCttcaggccctagggtttcctagggaaATGTTGAACAATAATGGTCCAAAGAATAGACTTGACaaggtcatatgggatgggaTTAGagatatgttatatttgggattcccgaATACTGGTATTGGTGGCAATAGTGCTGTCCATGGCATTGACGATGATGCTAATACATTCAGAAATCCggctggtatgaactatgctggatatatacataccgtagacaggggtgcattttgcagcaacGGTAATGTCTTCAAGAAAGCTAATGATGCCACAATTACTGAAGAAAACATCAACAAATGTGGCGCCTTGTACAAGctctacattatatcatgtgcctactttacTGGGTTACAGAACAAAGCTCCGCCTTTGGCGGAAAATAGAACCCCTAAGACaatccgtgagatcctatactggctcagtgcattgccctatagtaaGGCATACCCAGAGATACTGCAGCATTCCAAGGAAGTAatgaagaaggtagcaCCAGATGTTGGAGACAAAAAGCAACTTTCGTTCTACCAAACAGGCCGCACAGCACCCATTACCGTtcatgaattcaacctgtttgcccacttccaagcggtgacccagtactgcccactggtcctcataggtatccaaggAGGATTACACAGTACTAACAGTACTACTCCTGCCATTCATTCCCTGTATGCTAACACTGAGTGTGGattcacctatcccactgtgtccatccaggcatacaaccaggtggtccaTTACATTAGGGCgctgttctaccagttgtacttccttaggaagcaatgtgcagttaaAGTGGCTCTAGGAGGGAAgtggcgtgagtgtaggtatggccAGGGGATTGTCTCTAAGGGGGTaatcagctggatgtgcctggggtgtaaccccatggaacatgataggaattATAGGGTGGAGAATATGAAGAAGGGATTGGATGAGATATTGAAGGGGTTAGTGAAAAAGGTGGAGGGAGAGGAGGAAGAGGAAGATGAAAAAGATCTTGCAGATGGGTTGAATACACTACTGGTTGCTATTGGtcaggtagtggtacaattgggtaatgcccaggaggcattggaagggaaggaTAAGGAGGGGATCAAGGGGGTTATAAAGAAACTAGGGGAGGCTAAGGGGAAACTGGAGACGGAGTTGACGAAGGTGAAGGATAGGCTGAATGGGAAACTACAGGAGGCTACGAAGAAACTGGGGGAGCTGACGAAGGGTAGTGGTGGTAAAGAGAGTGGGTCAATAGCCTCAGTAACAGGCAGTGATGGACTAGATAAGGCAGCGAGTGACGATTTCGATCAGGGTAAGAACAGGATAAGTGAGGTTATCCATAAGGTACGGGAGGCATTGAAGGAAATACAGAAAGAACTGGGAGTTAGTAATTCATCATATTTAAACGGCAGCTTATCGGAATGGGTCGCAAACACACTTCATAAAACCATAGATCAGATCAAAGACATCTgcaactctcccaagtgcccaTCCTGTAAATCACACTCCACCAAGTGTGGCAAGGAGGGGAAGCCGACTATCTGTAAGACCTGTAAtcaacaatacatggacggtAAACCttcccccctccaggcattcctcgaggatagGTTGccaggttttagttgtagAGAGGTACCAGCAGACGAGGACCCCGAGTACCCACCTGCTGCAGATCACTtaggacactgtaatggctcaggccaatgctgcccactgccaatgggttttagagATCACTTCCAGCAAGGAATCACCCATACCGGtcaacgcctttatggcatcctctacttctttagtaacgagaacatgatgcagtcgtgtgtctatacactagtgagagTCACtgcagcactcagtgccactacaccacaggtattgggtgatgtattcgggttctttaggggtggtgtaggaaaCAAGGATAGGGGAAAGACACCAAATGGGAGTGATGGGACTGCATGTAACCACGATGGAAATCCAAGTGGATCTTATGATGAGAACAAGGATAagtacttttgcggctggtgtgcctctgggttacgggaaGAGGTAAAGAAGATTGAGTGGGTATTCAATGGGACGGAGGCGGGAGGACAGTACATGGGCAGTGTAGGAAAAGCACTAAGAGACATTAAGGGTGATAAAGGTGATAGTGGTGCCTCTCAACAACTCTCTCCATCAGCCCTTTCAACACTCACTGACGGTAACCACTACGtatcccccctaaccggtgaactctatacagcagtgagtgccacgttcggtggaacatacctctcatgggtactatacctatcagatgcacttgaaggTGGACTACAGTCACTTGCTAGTgcattccaacagattgaatgccgtggCTGTACagggtgtgaccccaataagtgcaagaagggagaGCATGGACAGGGTAGtggacagtgtggatgccaatcaatcgtatcatgtaccggggtactgccagtattgtatagacatggcttcagctacggtaacccattcaatctggaggggtaccaccAGAAGGATGGAAACAAGGAAGAACATGGTCAGTTCGACATCGAGAACAAGCATAATCCTAAGAATTGTCACCAATTTTTGGACAGTCTTAGTGCAGTGATTGACAAGAAGAAGCAGGACGCCTCTAAGAGCCAGGAACACCCACTGACAAAATTACTATCAGAAGTCggccaactccaatacgacatacggctcccgtggatctttgtactgacgctagcctggctagtagcggtactctatcTCGCttttggtgccatatggccactggactggacacatatgaggtcgcattggttacggggtggagagcaccaatggcaatgtatgtggtataaggtgatgacggggaggaAGGGAGTGGAgttggtggagtattttggaaggaggtag
- a CDS encoding variant erythrocyte surface antigen-1 beta subunit has translation MSAPGASGWTPYDKLTDAPTNLKEAIDWVLRVTGRDGKKNEKTAPAAPKFGCLCFIAKAVKDLLYDARSPGSPGPSPKRYWDDLLLGQEKDIVKPVLTDLGLLSGGTSAATSTTYTCAGGTEVIRALIDQLALGLQKWVGWQDGEEDKCCLLGEEKNRDGNGIGKRCDHGAAARGDTKCCTKNGANGGSGGSNRGGTPCASHECKHCGISPDCNTCTGGKNKCYLSAYKRHDSTPNTTPTDYLWPTISSDPSKVHLLARIFLGSVCLIWSGLSQLGFLTGNGSSRWKDSKLHEVDKGLGSFMAAMGYDLDRLNQGKGKNGGEFVHELLTGKDKDKGVPWKEFTTGASKDSVAEYYSSIYSGAKTALTGKNTEEICTKYPLLVLHILASGYFRAGSAGANKVTVTASPATEKKETPSSRKPRHPRTIREILYWLSALPYSQGYKDLVDRMQQKYPPKDGVPNETVDQIELYDTSASKASTTLQRKDITHYLMAACGYCPLVLIGIQGTIEREVKAQATVPSGNSNGNNQGGSPNQNNGQSNKNKCPNHSKDRNKRCTLDKKDTTAEAVAQVPAAPAAPAPQSNGQPLEEGQVCYGGYHLEVSKFGPLHGMYANGLFGFDMEGSPAQCLDQLRIYVYHCFYQLYFLRKQCSAEAVLGWQSCRYGKDVYWGSGYSSSNLWRCKTDGTAGDEHAKSCGISDGAGGNVGSGTKLSPLMSFLCDALGSMVCDQTRGKTPDRERDPYPSIEDHMNKTVDHNGKEQGPHKKYPELCPVPMGWDNGKHFKDLKDTHKTLPLTGAQGGSPGTYPVHCTGNTLSLLLEYYCDPEKCPSGTLVVLLRLLACITPTVPRTLGDLFGFYYYIVYIGGNSSGGKGVYGKLEAELQDVRLSMLSGSPDAVVEALTTWNGSSSTSGSACSHSTTDGSLKTLFGCSSASGGTNKCCPYLSPLSGQQYGQLSPLMAGTYLSWLVYLIGEFKTGLEGLAKDYRNIVCKDEGCGTSPGGAAGGCGADCKQGSHGTTCSSGSGSGGVCKCASVVSCTGVLPVLYRYGFGYGNVETLHKDTGTQKKCHDFLETLKNVEGSSEFKKLINEINQLIYTTRLPWIFVLTIAWLVAVLYLAFGAIWPLDWTHMRSHCRGWFRKGSLSPWEELMVGKKKGRGILEFFGKT, from the exons ATGTCGGCACCAGGTGCTTCTGGCTGGACGCCCTATGACAAGCTAACAGACGCACCCACgaacctgaaggaggccattgactgggtcctgagggtaactggtagggatggtaagaagaatgaGAAGACGGCGCCGGCGGCGCCCAAATTCGGTTGCCTCTGCTTTATCGCTAAAgcagtgaaggacctactgtatgacgccAGGTCCCCGGGGTCCCCTGGTCCCAGCCCTAAAAGGTACTGGGACGACCTGCTCCTAGGACAGGAGAAGGACATTGTCAAGCCAGTGCTCACTGACCTGGGACTTCTTAGTGGTGGAACTAGTGCAGCTACTAGTACTACCTATACTTGTGCTGGTGGCACCGAAGTCATTAgggcactgatagaccagttggcactgggactacagaagtgggttgggtggcaggatGGAGAAGAGGATAAGTGCTGTCTTCTGGGAGAAGAGAAGAATAGAGATGGTAACGGAATTGGTAAAAGGTGCGATCATGGTGCTGCCGCCCGTGGTGATACAAAATGCTGTACCAAGAATGGTGCGAACGGTGGTTCTGGTGGTAGTAATAGGGGTGGTACTCCTTGTGCTAGTCATGAATGTAAGCATTGTGGTATTAGTCCTGATTGTAATACGTGTACTGGTGGTAAAAACAAATGCTACCTCTCGGCCTACAAAAGACACGATAGTACCCCCAACACTACCCCTACAGACTACCTTTGGCCCACCATATCCAGTGACCCCTctaaggtccacctcctggcccgtattttcctagggtcggtatgtctcatctggagtggactcagtcagttggggttcctaacagGAAATGGAAGTAGTAGGTGGAAGGATAGTAAGCTACATGAGGTGGACAAGGGTCTCGGATCATTCATGGctgccatgggctatgacctggataggttgaatcaAGGTAAAG gTAAAAATGGAGGAGAATTTGTGCACGAATTGTTGACAGGAAAGGATAAAGACAAGGGAGTACCTTGGAAAGAATTCACTACAGGTGCTTCTAAGG atagtgtagctgagtactacagcAGTATCTATAGTGGAGCAAAAACTGCCCTTACAGGGAAGAATACTGAAGAAATCTGTACTAagtaccccctattggtactccacatcctggccagtgggtacttcagggcaggtaGTGCCGGGGCCAATAAGGTAACTGTGACGGCTTCGCCGGCCACTGAAAAGAAAGAAACACCCTCTTCTAGGAAACCCCGTCACCCACGAACAATCCGtgaaatcctatactggctaagtgctctgccctatagtcaggggTACAAGGACCTGGTGGATAGGATGCAACAAAAGTATCCCCCAAAAGATGGAGTACCAAATGAAACAGTAGATCAGATAGAACTCTACGATACCAGTGCATCTAAGGCTAGTACCACTCTCCAGCGTAAGGatattacccactacctaatggccgcctgtggctactgcccactggtactcatcggtatccaggggaccatagaaagGGAAGTCAAGGCACAGGCGACAGTACCAA GTGGTAACAGTAATGGGAACAACCAAGGTGGTAGTCCTAATCAGAATAATGGACAAAGTAACAAGAATAAGTGTCCCAATCATAGTAAAGACCGTAATAAGAGGTGTACCCTTGACAAGAAAGATACAACCGCAGAGGCAGTTGCCCAGGTACCGGCAGCTCCCGCTGCACCGGCTCCACAGTCTAACGGACAACCCCTAGAGGAAGGCCAagtctgctacggcgggtaccacctggaagtcTCCAAatttg gccccctccatgggatgtatgccaatgggctctttggctttgACATGGAGGGCTCTcccgcccagtgcctggaccaactgaggatatatgtctaccactgcttctaccagctctatttcctgaggaagcagtgtAGTGCAGAGGCTGTGCTGGGTTGGcagagttgtaggtatggtaaggATGTTTATTGGGGGAGTGGCTATAGTTCTAGTAACTTGTGGAGATGTAAAACAGATG gtacGGCAGGAGACGAGCATGCCAAGAGCTGTGGTATATCCGACGGTGCGGGTGGTAACGttggtagtggtactaaGCTTTCTCCCTTGATGTCATTTCTGTGTGATGCACTAGGATCAATGGTCTGCGATCAAACTAGAGGCAAAACCCCTGACAGGGAAAGAGACCCTTATCCATCTATCGAGGATCACATGAACAAGACAGTAGATCATAACGGGAAAGAACAGGGTCCACACAAGAAGTATCCCGAACTTTGTCCCGTCCCAATGGGTTGGGACAATGGGAaacacttcaaag atttGAAAGACACGCACAAGACACTGCCACTGACAGGAGCTCAAGgag GCAGTCCTGGCACTTACCCTGTacactgcactgggaatacactgTCACTACTCCTGGaatactactgtgacccagaaAAGTGCCCTagtggcaccctagtggtactactgagactactggcgtgtattactcccacggtgccacggaccctgggtgacctctttgggttctattactatatagtctacattggGGGAAACAGTAGTGGTGGAAAGGGAGTGTATGGGAAGCTAGAGGCTGAACTACAGGATGTTAGGTTGAGCATGCTGAGTGGCAGTCCTGATGCAGTGGTCGAGGCACTGACCACATGGAACG gtagtagtagtactagtggtAGTGCCTGTAGTCACAGCACTACGGATGGCTCCCTAAAGACCCTATTTGGCTGTAGTAGTGCTAGTGGTGGCACTAATAAGTGTTGTCCATACCTCTCTCCTCtgagtggccagcagtatgggcagttgagtcccttgatggccgggacctacctgtcatggttggtctatttgataggggAGTTCAAGACAGGACTAGAGGGATTGGCAAAGGATTATAGGAATATAGTGTGCAAAGATGAAGGGTGTGGTACGA gtccgGGAGGAGCTGCTGGTGGATGTGGCGCTGACTGCAAGCAAGGAAGTCACGGTACGACATGcagcagtggtagtggcagtggCGGAGTCTGTAAGTGTGcctctgtcgtatcatgtaccggggtactgccggtgttgtacaggtatggctttgggtatggtaaCGTAGAGACGTTGCACAAGGATACAG gtaCACAAAAAAAGTGTCACGATTTCTTGGAGACCTTGAAGAATGTAGAAGGCAGCAGCGAGTTCAAGAAACTCATTAACGAAATaaaccagctcatctacaccaccaggctgCCCTGGATATTTGTGCTGACaatagcctggctagtagcggtgctgtaccttgcatttggtgccatatggccactggactggacacatatgaggtcgcattgtaggggatggtttaggaagggtagtcttAGTCCATGGGAAGAACTGATGGTgggaaagaagaaggggAGGGGTATATTGGAGttctttggtaagacatag